A single region of the Caldisericaceae bacterium genome encodes:
- a CDS encoding patatin-like phospholipase family protein, producing the protein MKIGLVLSGGGARGLAHVGVLKAFEEFGIKPHIITGASMGGIIGALYAFGYSANDLKNLLEKLNIYEVLESKGMLFLERKNNKVLNTVLKEAAFIPLFTRQGLDSGRKIRKVFRDLTEGKDFSSLKIPFACVAVDLITEKLVPLTQGKLYEVMYATGAIPPYLEPLSLNGMLLADGGILNNAPVDLAREMGANVVIVIDVNFLQTFKIKENFRNAFDVILRVLDITLDTLYIDDLAKADYIIHIPLTNDIFDFESKNEIVEKGYQIAKENIISKNLPKLL; encoded by the coding sequence ATGAAGATTGGATTAGTATTATCTGGTGGTGGAGCAAGAGGATTAGCACACGTAGGTGTCTTAAAGGCATTTGAAGAATTTGGCATAAAACCTCACATTATTACCGGTGCTTCTATGGGGGGTATTATTGGGGCGCTATACGCCTTTGGATACAGTGCTAATGACCTTAAAAACCTTTTAGAAAAACTTAATATTTACGAAGTTCTTGAATCAAAAGGAATGCTTTTCTTAGAAAGAAAAAATAACAAAGTTCTCAATACCGTGTTAAAAGAAGCAGCTTTTATTCCACTCTTTACAAGACAAGGACTTGATTCTGGAAGAAAAATTAGAAAAGTCTTTAGGGATTTAACAGAAGGAAAGGATTTCTCGTCTTTAAAAATACCTTTTGCATGTGTTGCAGTTGACCTTATAACAGAAAAACTTGTGCCACTCACCCAAGGGAAGCTTTACGAAGTAATGTATGCAACAGGGGCGATCCCGCCGTATCTTGAACCACTTAGTTTAAACGGCATGCTCCTTGCAGATGGAGGCATACTAAACAACGCACCAGTTGATCTTGCAAGAGAAATGGGGGCTAACGTAGTTATAGTAATTGATGTAAATTTCCTACAAACTTTCAAAATAAAAGAAAATTTTAGAAATGCCTTTGATGTTATTTTAAGAGTGCTTGATATAACTCTTGACACTCTGTATATTGACGATCTTGCAAAAGCAGACTACATAATCCATATCCCTTTAACTAACGATATTTTTGATTTTGAAAGTAAAAATGAAATAGTAGAAAAAGGCTACCAAATAGCCAAAGAAAACATTATTTCAAAAAATTTACCTAAACTACTCTAA
- the tyrS gene encoding tyrosine--tRNA ligase, with the protein MEAFEKIKRKTVEIINEDELKHKLNTKMKLRVKLGCDPTAPDLHLGHYVVLRKLKDFQDLGHDVVFIIGDFTGLIGDPSGRSKTRPPLSKEAIQENARTYFDQVFRVLDKNRTEVRYNSEWLSKITFEEWFRLSANFTLARILERDDFQNRFNNNIPIFFHELFYPLMQAYDSYAIDADVELGGTDQKFNLIMGRHLLEVKGKEPQIAIIMPILRGLDGVQKMSKSLGNYVGITEDPQTMFGKIMSIPDNLISEYYFLILDVDEEKAKEIDDLISSNKVNPRDLKLELAKGIVEIFHGAKEAQLAYDNFIKVFSKKELPDEVNEIDVSDFIVDNKLDVVNLLINLKVLPSKSEVKRLIEQGGLKLNGEKINTFKIEVNNGDVLRVGKTQFFKFKIS; encoded by the coding sequence ATGGAAGCATTTGAAAAAATAAAAAGAAAAACTGTTGAGATAATTAACGAAGATGAATTAAAGCATAAACTAAACACTAAAATGAAATTAAGAGTAAAGCTTGGATGTGATCCAACGGCACCAGATTTACATTTAGGACATTACGTTGTTTTAAGAAAATTAAAGGACTTTCAGGATTTGGGACATGATGTTGTGTTTATTATCGGTGATTTTACAGGGCTCATTGGTGATCCTTCCGGAAGATCAAAAACAAGACCTCCACTTTCAAAAGAGGCTATACAGGAGAACGCAAGAACATATTTTGACCAGGTATTTAGAGTGCTTGACAAAAATAGAACGGAAGTGCGCTATAATTCTGAATGGCTTTCTAAAATTACTTTTGAAGAATGGTTTAGGCTCAGTGCAAATTTTACTTTGGCAAGAATTCTTGAAAGGGACGATTTTCAAAATAGATTCAATAACAATATACCTATTTTCTTTCATGAGCTTTTTTACCCCTTAATGCAGGCGTATGACTCTTATGCAATTGATGCTGACGTTGAACTTGGTGGAACAGACCAGAAATTCAACCTCATTATGGGAAGGCACCTTCTTGAAGTAAAAGGGAAAGAACCACAGATAGCAATTATAATGCCTATTTTAAGAGGGCTTGATGGTGTCCAAAAAATGAGTAAAAGTCTTGGGAACTACGTTGGGATTACTGAAGACCCCCAAACTATGTTTGGTAAAATCATGTCAATACCAGATAACCTCATCTCTGAATATTATTTTCTTATCTTAGATGTAGATGAAGAAAAAGCAAAAGAGATTGATGATTTAATTAGTTCTAACAAGGTAAACCCAAGGGATCTTAAACTTGAACTTGCTAAAGGTATTGTTGAAATCTTCCATGGAGCAAAAGAAGCTCAACTTGCATATGATAATTTCATAAAAGTATTTAGCAAAAAAGAACTTCCCGATGAAGTTAATGAAATTGATGTTAGCGATTTCATAGTTGACAACAAACTCGATGTAGTTAACCTGTTAATAAACCTTAAAGTATTGCCTTCAAAATCTGAAGTTAAACGACTCATCGAGCAAGGTGGTTTAAAATTAAACGGAGAAAAAATTAACACCTTTAAAATAGAAGTAAATAATGGTGATGTTTTGAGGGTTGGTAAGACTCAGTTTTTTAAATTCAAAATTTCCTAA
- a CDS encoding pyridoxal phosphate-dependent aminotransferase has product MKISKMIQRAGTETAFEMLAKAKELERQGKSVIHFEIGEPDFNTPENVKQKGIEAIEENYTHYSPTQGILELRESVAEYISKTRNIKVTPEEVIITPGGKDVIFGTMLSLLDEGDEAIYPNPGYPIYESAIRLVGAKPVSMPIREENDFAFDKKEFEKLITPKTRLIVINSPANPTGGILSYSDLEFIADIAKKNDIMILSDEIYSRIVYEGEFVSIASLPHMKERTIILDGFSKTYAMTGWRLGYAVANKEVIEALKRVAVNSFSCVATFVQMAGVEALKGPQDEVERMRKEYEERRNLIVNGLNEIPGFSVKMPKGAFYAFPNVKKVGKSSKELADYLLYEAGVCTLSGTAFGSFGEGYLRFSYATSKENIIEGLKRVKQAIEKIV; this is encoded by the coding sequence ATGAAAATTTCAAAAATGATTCAAAGAGCAGGCACCGAGACTGCCTTTGAGATGCTTGCAAAAGCAAAGGAACTTGAACGCCAAGGGAAAAGTGTAATTCACTTTGAAATCGGTGAGCCAGATTTTAACACACCAGAGAACGTCAAACAAAAAGGTATTGAGGCAATTGAGGAAAACTACACACACTACTCTCCGACACAAGGTATTCTTGAACTAAGAGAATCTGTTGCTGAGTATATCTCAAAAACAAGGAATATAAAAGTGACACCCGAAGAGGTAATTATCACTCCTGGTGGAAAAGACGTAATTTTTGGAACAATGCTATCGCTTCTTGATGAAGGGGACGAAGCAATTTACCCCAATCCTGGTTATCCAATATACGAATCAGCAATTAGGCTTGTTGGTGCAAAACCTGTTTCTATGCCAATTAGAGAAGAAAACGATTTTGCGTTTGATAAAAAAGAATTTGAAAAATTAATCACACCAAAAACAAGACTCATCGTTATTAACTCCCCTGCAAACCCAACAGGAGGGATTCTCTCCTACAGTGATCTTGAATTTATTGCAGACATTGCAAAGAAAAACGATATAATGATTCTCTCTGACGAAATTTATTCAAGGATTGTTTACGAAGGAGAGTTTGTAAGTATTGCATCTTTACCTCATATGAAAGAAAGAACTATTATCCTTGACGGCTTTTCTAAAACTTATGCAATGACAGGGTGGCGTTTAGGCTATGCCGTTGCAAACAAAGAAGTTATTGAGGCTCTTAAAAGAGTTGCAGTAAATTCATTCTCTTGCGTTGCAACATTTGTCCAGATGGCAGGTGTTGAGGCGCTAAAAGGGCCACAAGACGAAGTAGAAAGAATGAGAAAAGAATACGAAGAAAGAAGAAATCTTATTGTAAATGGTTTAAACGAAATACCAGGTTTTTCAGTAAAAATGCCAAAAGGCGCATTCTACGCTTTCCCCAATGTTAAGAAGGTTGGCAAATCATCTAAAGAATTAGCAGATTATCTTCTATATGAAGCAGGAGTTTGCACCCTTTCAGGCACTGCCTTCGGTTCGTTTGGTGAAGGATATCTAAGGTTCTCATACGCAACTTCAAAAGAAAATATTATCGAAGGCTTAAAGAGAGTAAAACAGGCAATTGAAAAAATCGTATAA
- the gcvT gene encoding glycine cleavage system aminomethyltransferase GcvT, translating to MSNLKRTPLYEEHLKLNAQMVEFAGYEMPLKYSSIKEEHLNVRHNVGIFDVSHMGEIEIRGKDAVKFADFLVTNSILEIKAGRVKYTPICYEHGGEVDDIFVYKIQDDFVLLVVNASNYEKDLNFILEHKSAFDVSIEGKTNEYGEVAIQGPKAEEFLKNYFLGNIPLEKLGYFKSTFGKLFGVDVLISRTGYTGEDGFEVYSNPTDIVKIWQETLEKGKEFNILPTGLGARDTLRFEVCYWLYGNDIDETTNPFEAGQDFAVKLEKENFIGKEALKTYVEDGIKRKLVGFKVLKGGVPRHGMKIYNEGEEIGYITSGNMSFVRNEILALGYVKAEHREVGTKLLAKGDNRTFELEVINTPFVDIRAGKKNT from the coding sequence ATGAGCAATTTAAAAAGAACGCCTCTCTACGAAGAACACCTCAAACTAAACGCACAGATGGTAGAATTTGCAGGATATGAAATGCCCCTTAAATATTCAAGCATTAAAGAGGAACATTTAAATGTTAGGCATAATGTGGGTATTTTTGATGTTTCTCACATGGGGGAAATCGAAATAAGGGGTAAAGATGCAGTTAAATTTGCAGATTTTCTTGTTACAAACAGCATACTTGAGATAAAAGCAGGAAGAGTAAAATACACTCCAATTTGTTACGAGCACGGTGGTGAAGTTGATGATATCTTTGTTTACAAAATACAAGATGATTTTGTTCTTCTTGTTGTAAACGCTTCAAATTACGAAAAAGACCTAAATTTTATTTTAGAACATAAAAGTGCTTTTGACGTTTCAATTGAAGGGAAAACAAACGAATACGGAGAAGTCGCAATACAAGGTCCAAAGGCAGAAGAGTTCTTAAAAAATTATTTCTTAGGCAACATACCTCTTGAAAAACTCGGTTATTTCAAATCAACTTTTGGAAAACTTTTTGGGGTTGATGTGCTAATTTCGCGAACAGGTTATACTGGTGAAGATGGATTTGAAGTCTACAGTAATCCAACCGATATTGTAAAGATTTGGCAAGAAACATTAGAGAAAGGAAAAGAATTTAACATTCTCCCTACAGGACTTGGGGCAAGAGATACACTAAGGTTTGAAGTATGCTATTGGTTGTATGGAAATGACATTGATGAGACAACCAACCCATTTGAAGCAGGACAAGATTTTGCTGTAAAACTTGAAAAAGAAAATTTTATTGGAAAAGAAGCCTTAAAAACATATGTAGAAGATGGCATAAAAAGAAAACTTGTCGGCTTTAAAGTCCTAAAAGGCGGTGTTCCAAGGCACGGAATGAAGATTTACAATGAAGGTGAAGAAATAGGTTACATTACTTCAGGAAATATGTCGTTTGTGAGAAATGAAATCCTTGCTCTTGGTTATGTAAAAGCAGAACATAGAGAAGTAGGCACAAAACTTCTGGCTAAAGGCGACAATAGAACTTTTGAACTTGAGGTTATAAATACTCCTTTTGTTGATATTAGAGCCGGAAAGAAAAATACTTAA
- a CDS encoding MBL fold metallo-hydrolase, whose protein sequence is MGLIKFLGTAGARFVVAKQLRYSAGTIIKTKSATLVFDPGPGTLLRLSTSRPKTPIESVDGVILSHIHLDHSTDANVIIDSITNGGLKKYGALFTTTEALFSENRVILPFLRDYLEEIQTFSHEQEFIYRDLKFKTFRHKHPVETYGFRFNIENKTISFVVDTLFFDDLLDYYKDSDILILNVVRYKEKEEVMHLNVEDVEKFLKYSNPKKVVLTHFGLTMLRANPQKVAEELSEKYNLEVIAAFDGFNLEI, encoded by the coding sequence ATGGGACTAATAAAATTCTTGGGCACAGCTGGAGCAAGATTTGTTGTTGCAAAACAGCTAAGGTATTCTGCTGGGACAATAATAAAAACAAAATCAGCAACACTGGTTTTTGACCCTGGCCCAGGGACACTTCTAAGACTTTCAACATCAAGGCCAAAAACTCCCATAGAAAGTGTAGATGGAGTAATACTTTCCCATATCCATTTAGACCACTCAACAGATGCAAACGTAATTATCGACTCTATAACTAATGGTGGTCTTAAAAAATACGGCGCACTCTTTACTACAACCGAAGCACTTTTCTCAGAAAATAGAGTTATACTTCCCTTCTTAAGAGATTACTTAGAGGAAATCCAAACATTCTCACATGAGCAGGAATTTATTTACCGTGATTTAAAATTTAAAACCTTTAGGCACAAACATCCTGTAGAAACTTACGGATTCCGTTTTAATATAGAAAACAAAACAATTTCGTTTGTTGTAGATACCCTATTCTTCGATGACCTTTTAGATTACTATAAGGATTCAGATATACTAATTCTAAATGTAGTTAGGTATAAAGAAAAGGAAGAAGTGATGCACCTTAATGTAGAAGATGTAGAAAAATTTTTAAAATATAGTAATCCTAAAAAGGTAGTATTAACTCATTTCGGATTAACCATGTTAAGAGCAAACCCACAAAAAGTGGCAGAAGAGTTAAGTGAAAAGTATAATTTAGAAGTAATTGCAGCGTTCGACGGATTTAACTTAGAAATTTAA